In Trichoderma atroviride chromosome 2, complete sequence, one DNA window encodes the following:
- a CDS encoding uncharacterized protein (EggNog:ENOG41~TransMembrane:1 (o270-294i)), whose amino-acid sequence MASPVSRGAATSIPPPNDGPNAASPTNSLSGGSLNGHGDGGAEKDSSSSMDILPHDTPTSSFDVLPSPSATPTPAPSNPGILPPASTATAVSFNNTAAFGQNLTNRVFYSESRARTFSWTYDSSLTNLVNISWYGTNITGKPFNVSQATVIASAEFDGSASPEFMKLSDSNAVLNLTAPKVIPWYEKEMVVKISWTGQDEEQGFSQSGVFTVARQDDRSFSADDFTRNVTKAEQDRQGFESITSPGSQSTPGSSGSSSKSSGGGGLSTGAIVGIAVACSVVGIALLAGLVWFLLRRRRRRSVGEGYKATRQTTNSFTAKEARPSVAESPIIVSPFSDDGEARGFSNSNIAIALPQRGSTPRAVPAINDEGSGRADRPDSAASGNRSRGGIAHLVEEGMTEADILRLEEEERHLDAEIERAARRGSS is encoded by the exons ATGGCGAGCCCCGTCTCCAGAGGTGCTGCCACCAGCATCCCGCCGCCCAACGATGGCCCCAACGCCGCCTCTCCCACAAACAGCCTCAGCGGCGGCTCTCTCAACGGccacggcgatggcggcgctgaaaaggacagcagcagcagcatggacATTCTCCCCCACGACACGCCGACATCGTCGTTTGATGTCCTCCCGAGCCCTTCGGCCACTCCTACTCCTGCGCCCAGCAATCCCGGCATCCTGCCGCCCGCATCGACAGCGACGGCCGtcagcttcaacaacacGGCCGCCTTTGGCCAGAACCTGACCAACCGTGTCTTTTATAGCGAGAGCAGGGCAAGGACTTTTTCTTGGACGTACGACTCCTCACTCACGAATCTGGTCAACATCTCCTGGTACGGCACAAACATCACCGGCAAGCCGTTCAACGTGTCTCAGGCGACTGTCATTGCCTCTGCTGAATTCGACGGGTCTGCGTCTCCCGAGTTTATGAAGC TCAGCGACTCCAACGCAGTCCTCAACCTCACAGCCCCAAAAGTAATCCCCTGGtacgaaaaagaaatggtTGTCAAAATCTCATGGACAGGCCAAGACGAAGAACAAGGCTTCTCCCAATCCGGCGTCTTCACCGTCGCCCGCCAAGACGACCGCTCCTTCAGCGCCGACGACTTCACCCGCAACGTCACAAAGGCCGAGCAGGACAGGCAGGGCTTCGAATCAATCACCTCCCCGGGCAGCCAGAGCACTCCAGGGTCCTccggtagcagcagcaaatcttctggcggcggcggtctCAGCAccggcgccatcgtcggcATCGCCGTGGCCTGCTCCGTCGTCGGCATCGCCCTCCTCGCGGGCCTGGTCTGGTTCCTCCTGCGCCGTAGAAGACGCCGCTCCGTGGGCGAAGGCTACAAGGCCACGCGCCAGACCACAAACTCCTTCACCGCCAAGGAGGCCCGCCCGTCCGTCGCCGAGTCGCCCATCATCGTGTCGCCCTTTTccgacgacggcgaggccCGCGGCTTTTCAAACTCGAATATTGCCATTGCACTGCCGCAGCGCGGCTCGACGCCGAGAGCGGTCCCGGCAATCAATGACGAGGGCAGTGGTAGGGCGGATCGTCCGGATTCTGCTGCGTCGGGCAACAGGTCGCGCGGCGGCATCGCTCATCTTGTCGAGGAGGGCATGACGGAGGCAGATATCCTGCgtctggaagaggaagagcgaCATCTAGATGCCGAGATTGAGCGCGCTGCCCGGAGAGGCTCTTCTTAG
- a CDS encoding uncharacterized protein (EggNog:ENOG41~BUSCO:EOG092D47Y3~TransMembrane:4 (i21-40o46-65i110-131o137-155i)), with protein sequence MEAAAQPQPGALSWRLSSHPITLLTFLGFRISSVLIYFLGLWIIQSMIMIFIITILLLACDFYYLKNIAGRRLVGLRWWNEVDPSTGDSQWVFESLEPGTREINSTDSRFFWLALYIQPLWWILMAILAIIRLQFLWLPLVAIALALTIINTLAFSRCDKFSQAGNFAGGAFGSTNLATSLASNFVGRMFRS encoded by the exons ATGGAGGCGGCCGCGCAACCCCAGCCGGGAGCCCTGAGCTGGCGGCTCAGTTCTCATCCCATTACGTTGCTCACGTTTCTGGGCTTTAGGATAT CGAGCGTGCTCATATATTTCTTGGGGCTATGGATCATCCAGAGCAT GATCATGATTTTCATTATTACGATTCTCCTCCTAGCCTGCGACTTTTACTACCTCAAGAACATTGCCGGCCGTCGACTCGTCGGGCTGCGGTGGTGGAACGAAGTCGATCCGTCGACGGGCGATTCCCAGTGGGTGTTTGAGAGCCTGGAGCCGGGGACGAGGGAGATCAACTCGACGGATAGCCGGTTCTTCTGGCTGGCGCTGTATATTCAGCCGCTGTGGTGGATATTGATGGCGATTCTGGCGATTATACGGCTGCAGTTTTTGTGGCTGCCTCTTGTTG CTATCGCGTTGGCTCTGACCATTATCAACACTCTGGCCTTTTCTCGATGTGACAAGTTTAGTCAAGCGGGCAATTTTGCCGGGGGCGCCTTTGGATCGACCAACTTGGCAACAAGCCTTGCTAGCAACTTTGTCGGCCGCATGTTCAGGTCGTAA
- a CDS encoding uncharacterized protein (EggNog:ENOG41): MTRHKHRGSTDRITTYHRDQRRAPAPLPVANDGCLSSRADFIPSWLNHMQNDPPQDIPQPKSPLDANNLSWHPNGLTTVRIQPKSGQYQSSDILIQNSPSQSQCHHEGRESAPDRDHGQSLHDGERHYHNIRPASTTSEAPLTKSYVFEKQPRRKTRRDRYESTKSKDERPEKRKRKKSLTRVSKRGRLQSSREVMDNFRSKAIANPGEKLTLEQKFTPGLFVNGRTSASLADLAFNDIPLNHKNVEKRDKDDPIPESKQRKKRNPRPDETKSFTGALKRLVADYPPPESASHPTGTIDSSDDGNNNERPLQRGSQQDLTAVRSREDLTPNGQDAVDPHKYEDKGVMVSPWLHQRTRGNMPYSTTTADHQFRPRRPESSPNAVFEISPPEVPNGVAEAFDFRGTRIEDTTTPRDKTPPISYFNSTSGPYLSNALLPPFSSGSSPFDRLDASRVIDLQHSDAYSITAANALSQRISQIVDDIPGETLQAYIGRMEREILGADEPSARYIDKALLPAEANTLDTTVQPSKPLREIGYRVRSPQQDRPHDFVDRFPRHYSRLSYPEEDPNESESAFVWQPNYMMWR; this comes from the exons ATGACGCGTCATAAGCATCGTGGTTCTACAGACAGGATCACGACCTACCACAGAGACCAGAGGcgtgctccagctcctctaCCTGTTGCAAATGACGGCTGTCTCTCCTCGCGGGCCGACTTTATCCCTTCCTGGTTAAATCACATGCAGAACGATCCTCCTCAAGATATTCCACAGCCAAAAAGTCCCCTTGATGCCAATAATCTCTCATGGCATCCTAATGGACTGACGACTGTTCGTATTCAGCCGAAATCTGGACAATACCAGTCATCAGATATTCTTATCCAGAACAGCCCTTCACAGTCGCAATGCCATCATGAGGGTCGAGAGTCGGCCCCAGACCGCGATCATGGCCAGAGCTTGCACGATGGAGAGCGACATTACCATAACATACGACCAGCATCAACGACATCAGAGGCTCCGTTAACGAAGAGCTATGTTTTCGAGAAGCAACCTCGACGGAAGACTCGACGAGATCGCTACGAGTCCACAAAGTCAAAGGATGAACGaccggagaagagaaaaagaaagaaatctttGACTCGCGTGTCAAAAAGGGGGAGACTACAATCTAGCCGAGAGGTTATGGACAATTTCCGCTCGAAGGCGATTGCAAATCCAGGCGAGAAGCTTACG CTAGAACAAAAGTTCACCCCAGGCTTATTCGTCAATGGGCGCACTTCAGCCTCGT TGGCCGATTTGGCGTTCAACGATATACCCCTCAACCACAAAAATGTCGAGAAACGCGACAAGGACGATCCGATACCAGAATCAAAACaacggaaaaaaagaaaccctcGTCCAGACGAAACTAAGAGTTTCACTGGCGCGTTGAAACGACTGGTAGCAGATTATCCACCCCCGGAATCTGCCAGCCACCCTACTGGCACAATCGACTCCAGTGACGACGGAAACAATAACGAGCGACCACTACAGCGTGGCAGCC AACAAGATCTTACTGCTGTCAGAAGTCGGGAAGATCTCACGCCCAATGGTCAGGATGCTGTTGATCCCCATAAGTACGAGGATAAGGGTGTCATGGTGAGCCCTTGGCTACACCAACGGACTAGAGGGAATATGCCATATAGTACGACTACTGCCGACCACCAATTCCGACCGAGAAGACCAGAATCCTCGCCCAATGCTGTCTTTGAAATATCACCTCCTGAAGTACCCAACGGAGTTGCCGAAGCTTTCGATTTCAGAGGGACGAGAATCGAAGACACTACTACTCCTCGCGACAAAACACCTCCGATATCGTACTTTAACAGTACCAGCGGCCCTTATCTGTCAAACGCCCTACTTCCACCATTTTCCAGTGGCTCATCACCTTTTGACCGCTTAGATGCCTCTAGAGTCATTGATTTGCAACATAGTGATGCCTACAGTATCACAGCAGCCAATGCCCTTTCGCAGAGGATATCACAAATCGTTGACGACATACCTGGTGAAACGCTACAAGCGTACATTGGAAGAATGGAGCGGGAAATACTCGGTGCTGATGAGCCATCTGCGCGCTATATTGACAAGGCGCTGCTTCCAGCTGAAGCAAATACTTTAGATACTACAGTACAGCCAAGCAAGCCTCTGCGTGAGATTGGATACCGTGTTCGTTCCCCTCAACAAGACCGGCCCCACGACTTTGTGGATCGATTTCCTAGGCACTATTCAAGGCTTTCATATCCCGAAGAAGACCCAAATGAGTCAGAATCTGCATTTGTCTGGCAGCCAAATTATATGATGTGGCGTTGA